In Legionella cardiaca, a genomic segment contains:
- the motB gene encoding flagellar motor protein MotB produces the protein MNDKNLVIIKKTNKHHNGHHGGSWKIAYADFVTAMMAFFLLMWLIASLNKAQKDGLAEYFKQPLRIALIGGDSMGARKKTVNGGGTDLKQKDGQVRAGDQSIAEKKEVQQLEQLKEKVLSTITSDPALAELKNRLLMDVVSEGLRIQLIDNKNKPMFGIGSDEIDPEMLQALDKIAKILNNVPNKISIQGHTDAHPYHNPEDLNQSNWELSTQRANTARRALVKAGIPEDKVVQVIGYASTVLLDKKNPLNPGNRRITIIVMKKDAEAKIIQNN, from the coding sequence ATGAATGACAAAAATTTGGTAATTATTAAAAAAACTAATAAACATCATAACGGTCATCATGGGGGTTCGTGGAAGATTGCTTATGCCGACTTTGTAACTGCCATGATGGCCTTTTTCTTATTAATGTGGCTTATTGCTTCGCTTAATAAGGCACAAAAAGATGGTTTAGCTGAGTATTTTAAGCAACCATTACGAATTGCTCTTATTGGCGGTGATAGCATGGGAGCCAGAAAGAAAACAGTGAATGGTGGTGGTACTGATCTCAAACAAAAAGATGGCCAAGTTCGAGCGGGAGATCAAAGTATCGCAGAAAAAAAAGAAGTGCAGCAATTAGAACAATTAAAAGAAAAGGTACTATCAACCATTACAAGCGATCCGGCCTTAGCTGAGTTAAAGAATCGTCTGCTGATGGATGTGGTTTCTGAGGGCCTGCGCATTCAATTAATTGATAATAAAAATAAGCCCATGTTTGGTATTGGGAGCGATGAAATTGATCCTGAGATGCTACAGGCTCTCGACAAAATAGCAAAAATTTTAAACAATGTCCCTAATAAAATTAGTATCCAGGGTCATACGGATGCCCACCCCTACCATAATCCAGAAGATTTGAACCAAAGCAATTGGGAATTATCAACACAGCGTGCCAATACAGCAAGGCGGGCGCTAGTCAAGGCAGGGATACCTGAAGATAAAGTTGTTCAAGTGATTGGTTACGCTTCAACGGTCTTGCTTGATAAGAAAAATCCCTTAAATCCTGGCAATCGTCGTATTACGATTATTGTGATGAAAAAAGATGCTGAGGCAAAAATTATTCAAAATAATTAA
- a CDS encoding acetyl-CoA C-acetyltransferase produces MKTRPVYVAGGMRTPFAKSMTVYKQVSTQELMTASLQALVKKMKLEDRLVGDVGLGAVINSSFNWNLARESILGTKLNPHTPAYTLQRACGTSLETTLQIALKIANYQIDDGIAAGVDTNSDVPVMFRRSFARKLINLNQAKNFLEKLKSIAAFRLKDLKPEVPSVVEPRTGLSMGEHTEKMVKEWHVSRLEQDKLALASHQTASKAYEEGFYDDLVFEYMGLKRDGILRPDTTIEKLAKLKPAFDTSGAGSLTAGNSTPLTDGSSAIYLVSEEIASQYGYPLLARFVDAQVAAVDFVHGEGLLMAPTFAVNELLKRNKLELQDFDFYEIHEAFAGQVLCTLKAWESEEYCKKVLKRNGALGSINREQMNIKGGSLALGHPFAATGTRIVSNLAKILHQNGKGRGLISICTAGGMGVAAILEAV; encoded by the coding sequence ATGAAAACAAGACCAGTTTATGTGGCTGGGGGTATGCGTACTCCCTTTGCTAAATCCATGACCGTTTATAAACAAGTTTCCACCCAAGAGTTAATGACTGCTTCACTGCAAGCATTGGTAAAAAAAATGAAACTTGAAGACAGGCTTGTAGGTGATGTGGGTTTAGGGGCTGTTATCAATAGTTCTTTTAACTGGAACTTGGCCCGTGAGAGTATCTTGGGAACTAAGCTTAATCCCCATACGCCAGCTTATACTTTACAACGAGCCTGCGGTACTAGTTTGGAAACTACTTTGCAAATTGCCCTTAAAATTGCCAATTATCAAATTGATGATGGTATTGCTGCTGGTGTAGATACCAATAGCGACGTACCTGTCATGTTTCGTAGAAGTTTCGCCCGTAAACTCATTAACTTAAATCAGGCAAAAAATTTCTTAGAAAAATTAAAATCGATTGCCGCCTTTCGCCTGAAGGATTTAAAACCAGAAGTTCCCTCTGTTGTTGAGCCACGTACAGGGTTATCAATGGGAGAACATACAGAAAAAATGGTCAAAGAATGGCATGTTTCACGACTTGAGCAAGATAAATTAGCCTTGGCAAGTCATCAAACGGCCTCCAAGGCTTATGAAGAAGGATTTTATGACGATCTTGTTTTTGAATATATGGGTTTGAAACGTGATGGAATATTACGTCCTGATACAACAATTGAAAAATTGGCAAAATTAAAACCAGCTTTTGATACCAGCGGTGCAGGTAGTTTAACAGCAGGCAATAGTACTCCGCTTACAGATGGCTCCTCGGCTATTTATTTAGTCAGTGAAGAAATTGCAAGTCAGTATGGTTACCCCCTTCTTGCTCGTTTTGTCGATGCGCAAGTAGCCGCTGTAGATTTTGTACATGGTGAAGGTTTACTAATGGCTCCAACATTTGCAGTCAACGAGCTGTTGAAACGGAATAAATTAGAACTTCAGGATTTTGACTTCTATGAAATCCACGAAGCATTTGCAGGTCAAGTTCTTTGCACATTAAAAGCCTGGGAGTCAGAGGAATACTGCAAAAAAGTTCTCAAACGTAACGGTGCATTAGGTTCAATTAATAGAGAGCAAATGAATATTAAAGGGGGTAGTTTAGCCCTCGGTCATCCTTTTGCGGCGA
- a CDS encoding acetoacetate decarboxylase — protein MKESEIKENAFAMPFCSPSYPHGPYRFINREYLIITYETDIDLLREIVPAPLEVTEPVVKFEVIRMPDSTGFGDYTESGQVIPVRYQGKEGGYTHAMYLDDHPPIAGGREIWGFPKKLAQPSLKVEKETLLGTLDYGQSRIATLTMGYKYKTLDSKKVAEALGAPTYLLKIIPHVDGTTRICELVEYHLQDITIKGAWTGPAQIELFHHALAPVAKLPVKKVISGVHFVSDLTLPYGRVVHDYLK, from the coding sequence ATGAAGGAATCAGAAATTAAAGAAAATGCATTTGCTATGCCTTTTTGTAGTCCTTCTTACCCGCATGGTCCCTATCGGTTTATAAATCGTGAATATCTGATTATTACCTACGAAACTGATATTGATTTGCTTCGTGAAATAGTACCAGCCCCACTAGAGGTCACTGAACCCGTAGTAAAATTCGAAGTGATTCGCATGCCAGACTCTACTGGTTTTGGTGATTACACAGAGTCAGGCCAGGTTATTCCCGTTCGTTATCAAGGCAAAGAAGGTGGATATACGCATGCAATGTATCTTGATGATCATCCACCAATAGCAGGTGGTCGTGAAATTTGGGGGTTTCCTAAAAAGCTTGCGCAACCCTCTCTTAAGGTAGAAAAAGAAACGCTTTTAGGTACTCTGGATTATGGTCAAAGTCGTATTGCTACGCTCACCATGGGGTATAAATATAAAACATTGGATTCTAAAAAAGTGGCCGAAGCCTTGGGTGCTCCAACTTATCTATTAAAAATAATCCCTCATGTTGATGGCACAACACGTATCTGTGAGTTAGTTGAATATCATCTGCAAGATATAACAATAAAAGGTGCCTGGACGGGACCCGCCCAAATTGAACTGTTTCATCACGCATTGGCACCCGTGGCCAAACTACCAGTCAAAAAAGTCATTAGTGGTGTTCATTTCGTTTCAGATTTAACATTACCTTATGGACGAGTTGTTCATGACTATTTGAAATAA
- a CDS encoding 3-hydroxybutyrate dehydrogenase, with protein sequence MRLKNKVAIVTGAASGIGKEIALVYAREGAKVAIADLNLSQAQEAAEEIQSKGGQAMAVEMNVTDEEQVNTGVDKVVSNFGGVDTLVSNAGIQIINSVDKLPFSDWKKMLAIHLDGAFLTTKACLKHMYSAKKGGSIIYMGSVHSKEASVLKAPYVTAKHGLIGLCKVVAKEGAAYGVRANVICPGFVRTPLVDKQIPEQAQELHMSEEDVIKKIMLKETVDGEFTTIDDVAETALFFASFESNALTGQSLIVSHGWFMQ encoded by the coding sequence ATGCGATTAAAAAATAAAGTAGCAATTGTGACTGGTGCTGCCAGTGGAATCGGCAAAGAAATTGCCCTGGTTTATGCCCGCGAAGGCGCAAAGGTAGCTATAGCGGACCTTAATCTCTCTCAAGCTCAAGAAGCCGCTGAAGAAATCCAGTCTAAGGGTGGTCAAGCCATGGCTGTAGAAATGAATGTCACCGATGAAGAACAAGTCAATACGGGTGTGGATAAAGTAGTCAGCAATTTCGGTGGTGTTGATACTTTAGTTAGTAATGCCGGGATTCAAATTATTAACTCTGTGGATAAATTACCCTTTTCTGATTGGAAAAAAATGCTGGCCATTCACCTGGATGGAGCCTTTCTCACAACAAAAGCCTGCCTCAAACATATGTATTCTGCCAAAAAAGGCGGCAGTATTATTTACATGGGCTCTGTTCACTCCAAAGAAGCGTCTGTCTTAAAGGCACCTTATGTGACAGCTAAGCACGGTTTAATTGGTCTTTGCAAAGTTGTTGCGAAAGAAGGAGCAGCTTACGGCGTAAGAGCCAATGTGATTTGCCCGGGGTTTGTTCGCACCCCCCTTGTAGATAAGCAAATTCCAGAACAAGCGCAAGAATTACACATGAGTGAAGAAGACGTTATCAAAAAGATAATGCTTAAGGAAACTGTAGATGGTGAATTCACTACTATAGATGATGTAGCCGAAACAGCCTTATTTTTTGCTTCCTTTGAATCAAACGCATTGACGGGACAATCTCTAATTGTTTCACATGGTTGGTTCATGCAATAA
- a CDS encoding glycine zipper domain-containing protein, producing the protein MKRFISVMFFLGLSTTGLVSCTATQVGTATGAAAGAGIGYAVSGGDALGTAIGAGAGALIGNQIGREQDRRNWYYRNGYYYYY; encoded by the coding sequence ATGAAAAGATTCATTTCTGTTATGTTTTTCTTGGGGTTATCGACCACCGGATTAGTTTCTTGTACCGCTACTCAAGTTGGTACTGCAACTGGTGCTGCTGCAGGCGCAGGTATTGGTTATGCGGTTAGTGGTGGTGATGCATTAGGAACTGCTATTGGTGCAGGAGCTGGTGCATTAATCGGTAATCAAATAGGTCGAGAACAAGATAGGAGAAATTGGTATTATCGAAATGGCTATTACTATTATTACTAA
- the motA gene encoding flagellar motor stator protein MotA has product MLILLGYLIILASVFGGFALAGGHLAAIIQPVEFLIIAGAAIGSLVVGNSLNVLKAIGKAIPGLFISPKSSKILYKDLLGLSYALLNKGRQEGFMSLEADIEDPAASPVFSNYPRILAKPHLVEFICDYLRLMITSNMQPFQLESLMESEIETYHQEEAIPINAITKLADSMPAFGIVAAVLGVVHSMESINLPPSELGVLIAQALVGTFLGILLGYGFIGPLATTLEQRANESILMLNCIKVTLLASAHNYPPIIATEFGRKVLFSTARPSFNELNDEIKPVKQEAPEAA; this is encoded by the coding sequence ATGCTCATTTTGTTAGGATATCTCATAATACTAGCTTCAGTTTTTGGTGGATTTGCTTTAGCTGGAGGTCATCTGGCAGCAATTATTCAACCAGTTGAATTTTTAATTATTGCTGGTGCAGCTATTGGCTCGTTGGTTGTAGGTAATAGTTTGAATGTTTTAAAAGCAATTGGCAAAGCCATCCCCGGGCTATTTATTAGTCCAAAATCTTCTAAAATTTTATATAAAGATTTACTAGGTCTTTCTTACGCATTGCTTAATAAAGGACGTCAAGAGGGTTTTATGTCGCTAGAAGCCGATATTGAAGACCCAGCGGCCAGTCCTGTTTTTAGCAATTATCCGCGCATCTTAGCCAAACCTCATCTTGTTGAATTTATTTGTGATTATCTTCGTTTAATGATTACCTCTAACATGCAACCTTTCCAACTTGAGTCACTAATGGAAAGTGAAATTGAAACCTATCATCAAGAGGAAGCCATCCCCATTAATGCGATCACTAAATTGGCCGATAGCATGCCAGCATTCGGGATTGTTGCAGCAGTTCTTGGGGTTGTGCATTCAATGGAATCAATTAATTTACCGCCCTCTGAATTAGGTGTGCTAATCGCTCAAGCCTTGGTTGGAACATTTTTAGGTATTTTATTAGGGTATGGTTTTATTGGTCCACTTGCCACCACTTTAGAGCAACGCGCCAATGAATCTATCTTAATGTTAAACTGCATAAAAGTTACCTTATTGGCCAGCGCTCATAATTATCCACCAATTATTGCTACTGAATTTGGGCGCAAAGTTTTATTCTCCACAGCAAGACCCTCCTTTAACGAACTAAATGACGAAATAAAGCCTGTCAAACAGGAAGCCCCTGAAGCTGCTTAG